A region of Thermobifida halotolerans DNA encodes the following proteins:
- a CDS encoding elongation factor G-like protein EF-G2: MADRSGSATAGRAPTVDRPHDIRNVVLVGHSGAGKTTLVESLLAASGVLSRAGRIEDGTTVSDHDEVEVRQQRSVNLSVAPLWVDGTKVNLLDTPGYADFVGELRAGLRAADAALFVVSAVDGVDGTTRMLWEECAALGMPRAVAVTKLDHHRADFFEVVAQCQAEFGEGVMPAYVPVFGGEGGTRMVRGLLGLLSQRYYDYSGDTPVETDPDPELLLDTEPMRAALIEGVIQESEDETLMDRYMAGERLDNAMLVADLEAAVARGGFHPVVALSALNGVGVPELLRELPLACPSPVERPLPPVATPSGEEVTGLRCDPEGPLLAEVVKTVGDPYVGRVSLVRVFSGTLRPDRAVHVCGRGLADRGHQDHESNERVGPLGVPLGRRSSPVGRVVAGDICTVAKLSGAETGDTLSGADRPLRMPPWTFPEPLLPTAVRAEHTADEDKLSQAVSRLTAEDPTVRVEVNSETHQMVLWCMGEAHLDLVLDRLANRYGVAVRTEEVVVPLRETFAVPAQGLGRNVKQSGGHGEYGICRIRVEPLPSGSGLEFVDETVGGVVPRQYVPSVEKGVRAQMEQGVRSGYPMVDLRVTLYDGKAHSVDSSDMAFQKAGRLALKDAADRTRVAMLEPVDLVAVLVPEEYMGAVMSDLSARRGRVVGSDPAPGGRILVRAEVPQLEIVRYAVELRSLSHGTGTFTRRYLRHEPLPPQLAKEYATAAP, translated from the coding sequence ATGGCGGACAGATCCGGTTCCGCGACCGCCGGCAGGGCGCCCACGGTCGACCGGCCCCACGACATCCGCAACGTGGTCCTGGTCGGCCATTCCGGTGCCGGAAAGACCACCCTGGTCGAATCGCTGCTGGCCGCGTCGGGAGTGCTCAGCCGGGCCGGTCGGATCGAGGACGGCACGACCGTCAGCGACCACGACGAGGTCGAGGTGCGGCAGCAGCGTTCGGTGAACCTCTCCGTGGCGCCGCTGTGGGTGGACGGAACCAAGGTCAACCTGCTGGACACCCCGGGATACGCCGACTTCGTGGGCGAGCTGCGCGCGGGGCTGCGCGCGGCCGACGCCGCCCTGTTCGTGGTCTCGGCGGTGGACGGGGTCGACGGGACCACGCGGATGCTGTGGGAGGAGTGCGCCGCGCTGGGCATGCCGCGGGCCGTCGCCGTCACCAAGCTCGACCACCACCGCGCCGACTTCTTCGAGGTGGTCGCCCAGTGCCAGGCCGAGTTCGGGGAGGGCGTCATGCCCGCCTACGTCCCCGTGTTCGGCGGCGAAGGCGGGACGCGCATGGTGCGGGGGCTGCTGGGACTGCTCTCCCAGCGCTACTACGACTACTCCGGCGACACCCCGGTGGAGACCGACCCCGACCCGGAACTGCTCCTCGACACCGAGCCGATGCGCGCCGCGCTGATCGAGGGGGTGATCCAGGAGAGCGAGGACGAGACGCTCATGGACCGCTACATGGCCGGTGAGCGTCTGGACAACGCGATGCTCGTCGCCGACCTGGAGGCGGCGGTGGCGCGCGGCGGCTTCCACCCGGTGGTGGCGCTGTCGGCACTGAACGGGGTGGGCGTGCCCGAACTGCTGCGGGAACTGCCGCTGGCCTGCCCGAGCCCGGTCGAACGGCCGCTGCCGCCCGTGGCCACCCCCTCCGGGGAGGAGGTCACCGGCCTGCGCTGCGATCCCGAGGGGCCGCTGCTGGCCGAGGTGGTCAAGACGGTCGGCGACCCGTACGTGGGCCGGGTGAGCCTGGTCCGGGTGTTCTCCGGAACGCTGCGTCCCGACCGGGCGGTGCACGTGTGCGGCCGCGGTCTGGCCGACCGGGGCCACCAGGACCACGAGAGCAACGAGCGGGTCGGTCCGCTGGGCGTCCCGCTGGGTCGGCGGAGCAGCCCGGTCGGGCGGGTCGTCGCCGGTGACATCTGCACGGTGGCGAAGCTGTCCGGGGCGGAGACCGGCGACACCCTCTCCGGTGCGGACCGGCCGCTGCGGATGCCGCCGTGGACCTTCCCCGAGCCGCTGCTGCCCACCGCGGTGCGCGCCGAGCACACGGCCGACGAGGACAAGCTCTCCCAGGCGGTCTCCCGGCTGACCGCCGAGGACCCGACGGTGCGGGTCGAGGTCAACTCCGAGACCCACCAGATGGTGCTGTGGTGCATGGGCGAGGCCCATCTGGACCTGGTGCTGGACCGGCTCGCCAACCGCTACGGCGTCGCGGTGCGGACCGAGGAGGTCGTCGTCCCGCTGCGGGAGACCTTCGCCGTTCCCGCGCAGGGGCTGGGGCGCAACGTCAAGCAGAGCGGCGGACACGGCGAGTACGGCATCTGCCGGATCAGGGTGGAGCCGCTGCCGTCCGGTTCCGGTCTGGAGTTCGTGGACGAGACCGTCGGCGGAGTGGTGCCGCGCCAGTACGTCCCCTCGGTGGAGAAGGGGGTGCGCGCCCAGATGGAGCAGGGGGTGCGCTCGGGGTATCCGATGGTGGACCTCCGCGTGACGCTGTACGACGGCAAGGCGCACTCGGTGGACTCCTCCGACATGGCCTTCCAGAAGGCGGGCAGACTCGCCCTGAAGGACGCGGCGGACAGGACCCGGGTCGCGATGCTGGAGCCCGTGGACCTGGTGGCGGTGCTGGTCCCCGAGGAGTACATGGGCGCGGTGATGAGCGACCTGTCGGCACGTCGGGGCCGTGTCGTGGGCAGCGACCCGGCGCCTGGCGGACGGATTCTGGTCAGGGCGGAGGTCCCCCAGTTGGAGATCGTCCGCTACGCCGTGGAACTGCGTTCGCTGTCGCACGGGACCGGCACGTTCACCCGCAGGTATCTGCGTCACGAACCGTTGCCGCCGCAACTGGCGAAGGAGTACGCGACCGCCGCGCCGTGA
- a CDS encoding phosphotransferase gives MHHSADEELTRADPRLPGLGVLLSSRSVLDLLDSLLPTGVERPRRVEVERGRYLRGTGLAATLTLHYADGPRHAFARALPPDAAGTAEEVRYARQWTGRPDGRTVDLGALEEPRLRGPLCAADLGLVLGPPVDDRALPSVRRFAAVPQRFVDTADASAHTLSYLAGHRWVGRIDDAAGHPRLVVHARSGGVNAASHLAPAVAGLPVPDLVRVSRYGLLVTRWLPGEPLDRLAARDGAAGRAALAETGRLLARLHSVPPPRELPPADPAPRVARAAEEVAALLPGLAGRVRAAARECAAALDDVSDAPRALVHGGLHAGRVLVGDGGPALTCLEEAHVAHPATDLADLAAAEYARRPAGGAPPSVPEALLDGYLDGLGSPAAAERTRRGLGAHSAAALLRRATVPFRLGAADWDARVTDLVAAAETALAAR, from the coding sequence GTGCACCACAGCGCCGACGAGGAACTGACACGGGCGGACCCCCGTCTTCCGGGACTGGGCGTGCTGCTCTCTTCCCGATCCGTCCTGGACCTGCTCGACTCCCTGCTGCCGACCGGCGTCGAACGGCCGCGGCGCGTCGAGGTGGAGCGCGGACGCTACCTGCGGGGGACCGGCCTCGCCGCGACGCTGACCCTGCACTACGCGGACGGCCCGCGGCACGCCTTCGCCCGGGCGCTTCCCCCCGACGCGGCCGGGACCGCCGAGGAGGTCCGCTACGCCCGGCAGTGGACCGGGCGACCGGACGGACGCACCGTCGACCTCGGCGCGCTGGAGGAGCCGCGCCTGCGCGGACCGCTGTGCGCCGCGGACCTCGGCCTGGTCCTGGGACCCCCCGTGGACGACCGCGCGCTCCCCTCCGTGCGGCGCTTCGCCGCCGTGCCGCAGAGATTCGTCGACACCGCCGACGCCTCGGCACACACCCTCTCCTACCTGGCGGGACACCGCTGGGTCGGCCGGATCGACGACGCGGCCGGACACCCCCGCCTCGTGGTCCACGCCCGTTCGGGAGGGGTGAACGCGGCCTCCCACCTGGCTCCCGCCGTCGCCGGACTCCCGGTTCCCGACCTGGTCAGGGTGAGCCGCTACGGCCTCCTGGTGACCCGGTGGCTGCCCGGAGAACCCCTCGACCGACTGGCCGCCCGCGACGGGGCCGCCGGGCGGGCCGCACTGGCGGAGACGGGCCGCCTGCTGGCCCGACTGCACTCGGTTCCGCCGCCCCGGGAGCTTCCCCCGGCCGATCCGGCCCCACGGGTCGCCCGGGCCGCCGAGGAGGTCGCCGCGCTCCTTCCCGGCCTGGCCGGCCGGGTCCGGGCGGCGGCACGGGAGTGCGCCGCGGCGCTGGACGACGTCTCGGACGCGCCGCGGGCGCTGGTCCACGGCGGCCTGCACGCCGGACGGGTGCTGGTGGGCGACGGCGGTCCCGCGCTGACCTGTCTGGAGGAGGCGCACGTCGCCCACCCGGCGACCGACCTGGCCGACCTGGCCGCGGCCGAGTACGCGCGCCGACCGGCCGGCGGAGCCCCGCCCTCCGTGCCCGAAGCGCTGCTCGACGGCTACCTGGACGGACTCGGCTCCCCCGCCGCGGCGGAGCGGACACGCCGCGGCCTGGGCGCGCACTCGGCCGCGGCCCTGCTCCGCCGGGCGACCGTCCCCTTCCGGCTCGGCGCCGCCGACTGGGACGCGCGCGTCACCGACCTCGTCGCCGCCGCCGAGACCGCGCTCGCGGCCCGCTGA
- a CDS encoding response regulator, with translation MGRVLVVDDDEVIRQLIALNLRLEGFEVHTAVDGQDCLDRVRQVAPHVITLDVMMPRLDGWITAERLKGDAATREMKVVLITARAQESDRRRGSSIGVDAFVTKPFDPAELIDVVRGLASADPV, from the coding sequence ATGGGACGCGTGCTGGTGGTTGACGACGATGAGGTGATCAGACAGCTCATCGCCCTGAACCTGAGATTGGAGGGATTCGAGGTGCACACCGCCGTGGACGGGCAGGACTGCCTGGACCGCGTGCGGCAGGTGGCGCCCCACGTGATCACCCTGGACGTCATGATGCCCCGACTGGACGGCTGGATCACCGCCGAACGGCTCAAGGGGGACGCCGCGACGCGGGAGATGAAGGTGGTGCTCATCACAGCCCGCGCCCAGGAGTCGGACCGGCGTCGGGGCAGCAGCATCGGGGTGGACGCGTTTGTCACCAAGCCCTTCGACCCGGCCGAGCTCATCGACGTCGTCCGCGGCCTGGCCTCCGCCGACCCCGTCTGA
- a CDS encoding aminoglycoside phosphotransferase family protein, whose translation MNDVTAKPIDDKQRDRLVRRFGTGALHWLDGLPSLVSDLAADWNLTVEGIGPHGQTSVVLRCRRADGTAAVLKVSPDPALIGAEGRVLNIWASTSRVPRVYEVDARRGGILMEAVEPGFTIAEIGVVPPMERISALINELHEIRIGASTRWELHPLGSRINFLFDLWERARAEGPAAELVPAPLMHHGHSLARGLAWEGDNAVPLHGDLHPGNILEGGAGRGLVAIDPRGCLGDAAYDAVDWAVWKATSLNEIEERCMVLAAGIGVPSQRLFRWCVAFAPVFATALANRGRADTQAFKVAMELSSA comes from the coding sequence ATGAACGACGTCACAGCGAAACCGATCGATGACAAACAGCGAGACCGATTGGTCCGGCGTTTCGGTACCGGAGCGCTGCACTGGCTCGACGGACTCCCCAGCCTCGTCTCAGATCTCGCCGCCGACTGGAATCTCACCGTCGAGGGAATCGGCCCGCACGGCCAGACGTCGGTGGTCCTGCGCTGCCGCCGCGCAGACGGGACGGCGGCCGTGCTGAAGGTGAGCCCCGACCCCGCCCTCATCGGCGCCGAGGGGCGCGTCCTGAACATATGGGCGTCCACCAGTCGGGTCCCGCGGGTCTACGAGGTGGACGCGCGGCGCGGCGGCATCCTGATGGAGGCCGTCGAACCGGGGTTCACCATCGCCGAGATCGGCGTGGTCCCGCCGATGGAGCGGATCAGCGCCCTCATCAACGAGTTGCACGAGATCAGGATCGGCGCTTCGACGCGCTGGGAGCTGCACCCGCTGGGCAGCCGGATCAACTTCCTGTTCGACCTGTGGGAACGCGCGCGGGCCGAGGGACCCGCCGCCGAACTCGTACCGGCTCCCCTCATGCACCACGGGCACTCCCTGGCCCGCGGTCTGGCCTGGGAGGGCGACAACGCCGTGCCGCTCCACGGAGACCTGCATCCGGGCAACATCCTCGAGGGCGGGGCCGGGCGCGGCCTGGTCGCCATCGACCCGCGCGGCTGCCTGGGCGACGCCGCCTACGACGCGGTCGACTGGGCGGTGTGGAAGGCCACGTCGCTCAACGAGATCGAGGAGCGGTGCATGGTCCTGGCCGCCGGGATCGGCGTGCCCAGCCAGCGCCTGTTCAGATGGTGCGTCGCCTTCGCCCCCGTCTTCGCCACCGCACTGGCCAACCGGGGACGTGCCGACACCCAGGCGTTCAAGGTGGCGATGGAGCTGTCCAGCGCCTGA
- a CDS encoding protein phosphatase 2C domain-containing protein, with protein sequence MRIRQASRRGVGASNEDRLGAGADWAFVLDGATAPSGVASGCVHDVSWLVDRLAEALRVTLGTPMPLPDALAVAIERVRYAHGGICDLDNPDSPSATVALARRCAGGFDYLVLADTAVVFTQEDGTVRAVSDDRVDRLPGGRPYSRQLVRESRNAPGGFWVASTAPEAAYEALVGTVRTSEFALMSDGCTRLVDYYGHSWEKVWNHLRVHGPHSLVDWVRAEEERNGVTLGKLHDDATVLHAMFAPDQTRRLARTAH encoded by the coding sequence ATGCGCATCAGGCAGGCAAGCCGTCGCGGTGTCGGAGCGAGCAACGAGGACCGGCTCGGCGCCGGAGCGGACTGGGCGTTCGTCCTGGACGGGGCCACCGCTCCGTCCGGTGTGGCCAGCGGCTGCGTCCACGACGTGAGCTGGCTGGTGGACCGGCTGGCCGAGGCTCTGCGCGTCACCCTGGGCACGCCGATGCCGCTGCCCGACGCGCTCGCCGTCGCGATCGAGCGGGTCCGCTACGCGCACGGCGGGATCTGCGACCTGGACAATCCCGACAGCCCGTCGGCGACGGTGGCGCTGGCCCGGCGCTGCGCGGGCGGCTTCGACTACCTGGTCCTGGCCGACACCGCGGTGGTGTTCACCCAGGAGGACGGGACCGTGCGTGCGGTCAGCGACGACCGGGTGGACCGACTGCCGGGCGGACGCCCCTACAGCAGACAACTGGTGCGGGAGTCGCGCAACGCCCCCGGGGGGTTCTGGGTGGCCAGCACGGCTCCCGAGGCCGCCTACGAGGCACTGGTGGGGACCGTGCGGACCAGCGAGTTCGCGTTGATGTCGGACGGCTGCACCCGTCTGGTGGACTACTACGGGCACAGTTGGGAGAAGGTCTGGAACCACCTGCGCGTGCACGGACCGCACTCGCTGGTCGACTGGGTCCGCGCCGAGGAGGAGCGCAACGGCGTCACGCTGGGCAAGCTGCACGACGACGCCACGGTGCTGCACGCGATGTTCGCCCCCGACCAGACCAGGAGGCTGGCCAGGACCGCCCACTGA
- a CDS encoding nucleotidyltransferase domain-containing protein — MAVHPLVRTVAEAFLGGADEEAPGLVEGLYLTGSVALGDFRPHTSDIDFVVVTTARLDDAQRAAMRRVHSRVCARFPRPHFNGIYVTWDDLAVDPQHCGPVASVLGGRFRARASADVNPVTWRVLAERGVTVRGPLPVEVDIWDEPGTLRAWSLGNLEEHWRRWRAKAGRLVTPRGLAVLGSLAPSWSVLSVSRLHFTLRTGEITSKSGAGFYALHAFPEHWERIVNECLRIRRDSALPSLYRNALERRRAALDYIEMVLDDALAPNPA, encoded by the coding sequence ATGGCTGTCCATCCACTGGTGCGAACCGTGGCCGAGGCGTTCCTGGGCGGCGCCGACGAGGAGGCCCCCGGTCTTGTGGAGGGTCTGTACCTCACCGGATCGGTGGCTCTGGGCGACTTCCGGCCGCACACCAGCGACATCGACTTCGTGGTGGTCACCACCGCCCGACTCGACGACGCCCAGCGCGCCGCGATGCGCCGGGTGCACTCCCGTGTCTGCGCCCGCTTCCCCCGTCCCCACTTCAACGGCATCTACGTCACCTGGGACGACCTCGCCGTCGACCCGCAGCACTGCGGTCCGGTGGCCTCCGTGCTGGGCGGCCGGTTCCGCGCCCGGGCCAGCGCCGACGTCAACCCCGTCACCTGGCGGGTGCTGGCCGAACGCGGGGTGACGGTCCGCGGTCCACTGCCGGTGGAGGTCGACATCTGGGACGAACCCGGCACGCTGCGCGCGTGGTCGCTGGGCAACCTGGAGGAGCACTGGCGGCGCTGGCGCGCCAAGGCGGGCCGCCTGGTCACCCCGCGCGGTCTGGCGGTCCTGGGTTCGCTGGCGCCCTCCTGGAGCGTGCTCAGCGTCAGCCGACTGCACTTCACCCTGCGCACCGGGGAGATCACCTCCAAGTCGGGCGCGGGGTTCTACGCCCTGCACGCCTTCCCCGAACACTGGGAGCGCATCGTCAACGAGTGCCTGCGCATCCGACGCGACTCGGCGCTGCCCTCGCTGTACCGCAACGCGTTGGAGCGGCGCCGCGCGGCGCTGGACTACATCGAGATGGTGCTGGACGACGCGTTGGCGCCGAACCCGGCCTGA
- a CDS encoding coiled-coil domain-containing protein yields MSRSVNPSPSPVRRRGAVVSAALVGLLLVFTSPGHADPDDEEPTLEELNERAEALEEEYDAELVQYTSAKEEAEKASDRVEELQKELDEARGDVAVIAASQYKGGGMDPVVEIVMSSSPEQMLSDAALLGQVSHISGSRVANLMELKSEAEEAKEEADAALADAEELVEDLEEQRDEVLAKIEEYEAEQVPVTTGTGSVPDSARGWGFDGATPRMAAIRDEIISTFGAPYPVGCLRPGDSGEHGSGRACDFMMSAGGAMPSAANRDLGWQIAEYAKANAGRLGVMYVIWEQKIWDSRNPGAGWKPMSDRGSVTQNHYDHVHISSY; encoded by the coding sequence GTGAGCAGATCCGTCAATCCTTCCCCTTCACCGGTCCGCCGCCGCGGCGCAGTCGTCTCCGCCGCGCTGGTGGGACTCCTCCTGGTGTTCACCTCCCCCGGTCACGCGGACCCCGACGACGAGGAGCCGACCCTGGAGGAGCTGAACGAACGGGCCGAAGCCCTCGAGGAGGAGTACGACGCCGAACTCGTCCAGTACACCAGCGCCAAGGAGGAGGCCGAGAAGGCCTCCGACAGGGTCGAGGAACTCCAGAAGGAACTGGACGAGGCGCGCGGTGACGTGGCGGTGATCGCGGCCAGCCAGTACAAGGGCGGCGGCATGGACCCCGTCGTCGAGATCGTGATGAGCAGCTCCCCGGAGCAGATGCTCTCCGACGCGGCCCTGCTCGGCCAGGTCTCCCACATCAGCGGCTCACGGGTGGCCAACCTGATGGAGCTCAAGTCCGAGGCCGAGGAGGCCAAGGAGGAGGCCGACGCCGCGCTGGCCGACGCCGAGGAACTGGTCGAGGACCTGGAGGAGCAGCGCGACGAGGTTCTCGCCAAGATCGAGGAGTACGAGGCCGAGCAGGTTCCCGTCACCACCGGCACCGGTAGCGTCCCCGACAGCGCGCGCGGCTGGGGCTTCGACGGCGCCACCCCGCGCATGGCGGCCATCCGCGACGAGATCATCAGCACGTTCGGCGCCCCCTACCCGGTCGGCTGCCTGCGTCCGGGCGATTCGGGAGAGCACGGCTCGGGTCGGGCCTGCGACTTCATGATGAGCGCGGGCGGTGCGATGCCCAGTGCGGCCAACCGGGATCTGGGCTGGCAGATCGCCGAGTACGCCAAGGCCAACGCCGGACGTCTCGGCGTCATGTACGTGATCTGGGAGCAGAAGATCTGGGACTCCCGCAATCCGGGCGCGGGCTGGAAGCCGATGTCGGACCGCGGCAGCGTCACCCAGAACCACTACGACCACGTGCACATCTCGTCGTACTGA
- the def gene encoding peptide deformylase: MSKRAIVLFGDPVLTAPTTPVTTFDRHTKALVRDLLDTVDAPGRAGVAATQIGVGLRAFSYNVEGAIGYVINPEIVELSEETQDDGNEGCLSVPGLWYPTRRAQRAVVKGVDLRNEPVTVEGTGLLARCLQHETDHLDGLLYLDRLDRDTRRAAMREIRRSSWFLRSQEPSESAAPLPSAFGGKP; this comes from the coding sequence ATGAGCAAGCGCGCCATCGTCCTGTTCGGCGACCCGGTACTGACCGCGCCGACGACGCCGGTCACCACGTTCGACCGGCACACCAAGGCCCTCGTACGCGACCTGCTGGACACCGTGGACGCCCCCGGCCGGGCGGGGGTCGCCGCCACCCAGATCGGGGTCGGGCTACGTGCGTTCAGCTACAACGTCGAGGGCGCGATCGGCTACGTCATCAACCCCGAGATCGTCGAGTTGTCGGAGGAGACCCAGGACGACGGCAACGAGGGCTGCCTGTCCGTACCCGGGCTGTGGTACCCGACCAGGCGCGCCCAGCGCGCGGTGGTCAAGGGGGTCGACCTGCGCAACGAACCGGTCACCGTCGAGGGGACCGGACTGCTGGCCCGCTGCCTGCAGCATGAGACGGATCACCTCGACGGCCTGCTCTACCTGGACCGACTGGACCGGGACACCCGCCGTGCCGCCATGCGCGAGATCCGCCGCTCCTCCTGGTTCCTGCGCTCCCAGGAGCCCTCCGAGTCCGCGGCGCCCCTTCCGTCCGCTTTCGGAGGAAAGCCCTAG
- a CDS encoding sirohydrochlorin chelatase, whose amino-acid sequence MVPTMVLVADGTRDTRRKEALHDLAEAVADRREAPVQAAFGSPTELRAAVESIEGPLVVVPAFLAGSDAASTELLAGLDLDSRFDACATAPLGAVPSIVAQLVTRLHAEGWRPGDGVVLAADGGPELPGNSERRQVIDVARMLSRRVQTPVQVGYLHAWAPSVSDAVARLRRNGHDRVAVATWQLVDGADLHRLREIGATAVTAPFGPSPVVIDTLLAQHRAATARLAA is encoded by the coding sequence ATGGTCCCGACTATGGTCCTCGTAGCGGACGGAACACGCGACACCCGGCGGAAGGAGGCCCTGCACGATCTGGCGGAGGCGGTGGCCGACCGCAGGGAGGCGCCGGTACAGGCGGCCTTCGGTTCACCGACGGAACTCCGCGCCGCGGTGGAGTCCATCGAGGGGCCGCTCGTGGTGGTCCCGGCCTTCCTCGCGGGAAGCGACGCCGCCAGCACCGAACTTCTGGCCGGACTCGACCTCGACAGCCGGTTCGACGCCTGCGCCACGGCCCCGCTGGGAGCCGTGCCCTCGATCGTCGCCCAGCTCGTCACCCGACTGCACGCCGAGGGGTGGCGTCCCGGCGACGGCGTCGTCCTCGCCGCCGACGGCGGCCCCGAACTCCCCGGCAACAGCGAACGCCGCCAGGTGATCGACGTGGCCCGCATGCTGAGCCGCCGCGTCCAGACCCCCGTCCAGGTCGGCTACCTGCACGCGTGGGCTCCCTCGGTCTCCGACGCCGTGGCACGTCTGCGCCGCAACGGCCACGACCGGGTCGCGGTGGCCACCTGGCAGCTCGTGGACGGCGCGGACCTGCACCGGCTGCGGGAGATCGGCGCGACGGCGGTCACCGCGCCGTTCGGTCCCTCCCCCGTCGTCATCGACACCCTGCTGGCCCAGCACCGGGCCGCCACCGCCCGCCTGGCGGCGTGA
- a CDS encoding carboxylesterase/lipase family protein produces MEIVVGTENGEVRGRRENGVAVFRGIPYAAPPAGPDRFAAPRPPEPWSGVRDALEFGPTAPRPPYPEAIDRLLVERFIPGEDCLNLNVWTPDPNAVALPVMVWIHGGAFTNGSGSEPVYDGAAFARDGVVMVSFNYRLGVIGFGSLPDAPANRGLLDQIAALEWVRDNIARFGGDPGNVTVFGESAGAMSVCTLMATPRARGLFRRAVAQSGAGNVAVAADDAATITRVLAERLGVEPTAAALGEVPTERLIEAQRQITQELQGSPDPAVWGERIAGGSVLLPFAPVVDGGLLAQRPAEAIAAGAGGDVDLLFGTTADEYRLFLVPTGVLPFVTGDYLAAHLVKSGMDAAAAEAYTAEGRGEEPGDVLAAVITDQVFRIPAHRVAESRVGASGRTFGYEFAWRTPQLDGGLGACHAVEIPFVFATLDRAAPLVGQDPPGELAETVHAAWVRFATTGDPGWPEWNPRTRPTMRFDHPESAVVEQPGEKTRALWDGVPL; encoded by the coding sequence GTGGAGATCGTGGTTGGAACAGAAAACGGTGAGGTCAGGGGGCGCAGGGAGAACGGGGTCGCGGTTTTTCGCGGAATTCCCTACGCCGCGCCCCCGGCCGGTCCGGACCGTTTCGCGGCGCCCCGGCCGCCCGAGCCGTGGAGCGGGGTGCGCGACGCCCTCGAATTCGGTCCCACCGCGCCCCGCCCGCCCTACCCCGAAGCCATCGACCGCCTGCTCGTCGAGCGGTTCATCCCGGGGGAGGACTGCCTCAACCTCAACGTCTGGACCCCCGACCCGAACGCGGTCGCGCTCCCGGTGATGGTGTGGATCCACGGGGGCGCGTTCACCAACGGCTCCGGTTCCGAACCGGTCTACGACGGTGCGGCCTTCGCCCGGGACGGCGTGGTCATGGTCAGCTTCAACTACCGGCTCGGGGTCATCGGCTTCGGCAGCCTGCCCGACGCCCCGGCCAACCGGGGCCTGCTCGACCAGATCGCCGCACTGGAGTGGGTGCGCGACAACATCGCCCGCTTCGGCGGCGACCCCGGCAACGTCACCGTCTTCGGGGAGTCCGCGGGCGCCATGAGCGTGTGCACCCTGATGGCGACGCCCCGCGCCCGAGGGCTGTTCCGCCGCGCCGTCGCCCAGTCGGGGGCGGGCAACGTGGCCGTGGCCGCGGACGACGCCGCCACCATCACCCGGGTGCTCGCCGAACGGCTGGGCGTCGAACCGACCGCGGCGGCGCTGGGCGAGGTGCCCACGGAACGGCTGATCGAGGCGCAGCGGCAGATCACCCAGGAACTCCAGGGCAGCCCCGACCCGGCGGTGTGGGGCGAGCGGATCGCGGGCGGCAGCGTGCTGCTGCCCTTCGCCCCGGTCGTCGACGGCGGCCTGCTGGCGCAGCGTCCCGCCGAGGCCATCGCGGCGGGCGCGGGAGGCGACGTCGACCTGCTGTTCGGCACCACCGCCGACGAGTACCGGCTGTTCCTGGTCCCCACCGGGGTGCTGCCGTTCGTCACCGGGGACTACCTGGCCGCGCACCTGGTCAAGTCGGGGATGGACGCCGCGGCCGCCGAGGCCTACACCGCCGAGGGGCGCGGCGAGGAGCCCGGTGACGTCCTCGCCGCGGTCATCACCGACCAGGTGTTCCGCATCCCCGCCCACCGCGTCGCCGAGTCCCGCGTCGGCGCGTCCGGCCGCACCTTCGGCTACGAGTTCGCCTGGCGCACCCCGCAACTCGACGGAGGCCTGGGCGCCTGCCACGCCGTGGAGATCCCCTTCGTCTTCGCCACCCTGGACCGCGCAGCCCCGCTGGTCGGGCAGGACCCGCCGGGGGAGCTGGCCGAGACCGTGCACGCCGCCTGGGTGCGCTTCGCCACCACCGGAGACCCCGGCTGGCCCGAGTGGAACCCGCGGACCCGCCCGACCATGCGCTTCGACCACCCCGAGTCGGCGGTCGTGGAGCAGCCGGGGGAGAAGACCCGCGCCCTGTGGGACGGCGTACCGCTGTGA